The genomic interval ACACTGCTTCGGAAACAGGAACATCTTCGGCGGTTCTGCTTCCAACAAAGTGTTGAAAGGGTATCGCCCCTTGCCATCGCTGCTGTTGGAATAAAACCGGGGCGATGCCTACCCCGCCGGAAACACCGACAATTGATGTTGCAGTAGTCGGGATGTTCCAAAGTGAACCAACCGGACCCAGTACATTCAAAGTCGATCCAACAGTAACATCGCGCAATTTTCCACTGCCACGACCATACACTTTTAATATTATCTCGATATCTTCGCCGAAAATGCGTTGAATCGAGAATGGCCGTCGCAGTAACGGATCGGTTCCATTGCCTATCCTGATATGTAAAAACTGACCAGGGCTCGCTGCTATTCCTATTTTTGGCGAATGTAACCGGAGTTGGAACAGACCGGGACGAATCTCATGTTTCTCAGTCACCGTACCGGCTTCTAAATACTTCATAATCTGACTTACTCTTCCTTCTTCGGAGGATCGTTTGCTCCGCTTGGAGTCGGAGAATTCCCGTTTGGTACAATTGGTATTTTTGGCGGTAATGAATCCCGTTGTTGTATGGTGTCCCGCTTAAACAATGTATCGACTGGAACAGACAAGGTGTCCCGCTTGTTAGTACTCACTATGCTCGAATCGGCTTTTCGTTTACGCAGCGGATTGCTCGATAGAGAATCAGAACGAGTGGATAACGTGTCGCGTAACTGCAATGAATCGGGTATAGCTAACGAATCCGGCATAGCCAGCGAATCCAATTTCTTCAACGAATCGAGCATTGCCAATGAATCGAATTTCGGTAAAGTGTCGTTCAAAACGCTCAAAATGTTGCGTGCGAACGTCGCACCGGAACCAGTAGTGACACGTTTCTGCATGGTGGTAAACAACGCTCGCATTGAATCAATCGGCACCCTTCCAATTTGCAGAATCGCTAACGCTGCAACTGCTTTATTCCCTACTGTGCCGGTATCAGCGGCAGCGAGTGATTTATAAAGCTGTATCGCCCGTAAAGTATCGTGTTCCTCATCGACGATGCGTTCAGCTGTAAACAACTGCTCCTGCAAAGAATCTTTCGGAATTGGCAGCAGCGGTAAGGAAAGCTCGCTACGCGCCAGATTTGCAATGGCAAGGTTGGAACGCTCTTCGGTCAAGGTGTGAAATATGCTATCGGCAAGCGTATCCCCCCCGCTCTGTTTCAATAATAGAGCATACTCGATTAAGTAACTGTTGCGATTCTTCGGTAAAGTTGTTTGCAAAATCGTGGGGAACTTCGACAGTGCGGTTATCGTATCTTTCAAACGGAGCACATCGTCTTTTTGATCGACGTAAATCGCTACCAATTGATTGCTCACACTCTCCCACTCGACATAAAATGCGGTGGAATCGAATCTCACTGCCACGGTATCTTTTTTCGCAACCAGCGAATCGGGTTTCGATTCCGTAGTATCAAAAGCGATTATGGTGGAGTCGTCATCTCTTAACACCTGCATCGAATCGGAAAATAACGAATCAAGAAAAAGTAAAGTGGAATCGTTAGCGATTGCAGTGGATTCGATTTTTTTCAACAACTGAATTGTATCTGAATTGAGCGAATCGAGTATTAATGCGAGAGAATCGCTAACCAGCGGTAAGGAATCCAGTATCGCTACCGATTGCGTTTTGTTCGGAATCGGTTCCTCGGGTATATAATGTGGAACGGAAGCAATAACGGTGTCTTTCGTTTTGTAGGTCGAATCGGCGATAACGGTTGTGTCGCTCTCATCAATTTGCATTTTAGGGGCTAATGGATCGATGCGACTTACTACGGAAGCGTTTCTAAGAAACTTAGTACGAAGCGAATCAGGGACCGGGCGTCCTTCCTTGATATCTAACAACACCAACCATCGCTCGTAGGCGGTTTTCAATCGGGCATCGGTATCGCGAAGCCAGCGAATTCGTTTGCTAAGTGAGTCCGCTGCAATTGCTGAAATCGCCACCGGGCTGTCGCGTT from bacterium carries:
- a CDS encoding dihydroorotate dehydrogenase electron transfer subunit, translated to MKYLEAGTVTEKHEIRPGLFQLRLHSPKIGIAASPGQFLHIRIGNGTDPLLRRPFSIQRIFGEDIEIILKVYGRGSGKLRDVTVGSTLNVLGPVGSLWNIPTTATSIVGVSGGVGIAPVLFQQQRWQGAIPFQHFVGSRTAEDVPVSEAVLSEYGIQVATDDGSLGFHGTVVDYIDHHWNSGAFGAHPFLITCGPWMMMKALVDWATKNQIAGQLSAEARMGCAVGVCQGCALARPHDEGGATQYFLCCKDGPVFDFGAIDMEVYPFGN